Part of the Mastacembelus armatus chromosome 6, fMasArm1.2, whole genome shotgun sequence genome, TAGCCTATATTAatgtcaagtcaagtcaagtgaCTTGACTATATTAATATGTCCATAATTACTGATATTCTCTCTTACTATTGTAAAGGTGAGCTGGACTTTTTATGGTATACCTTGGTAAGGAATAAAGGTGTAGTCTCTCTTCTATCCCCCTGCAAGATTACCAGTGAGTAGAGACCAGCAGGTCTCCTTGACATCATATTGTGGGGTTGTTTTGCATGTAAAACAATAAGTAACCTCAAAGCTTTCAAAGGTAGATACTAAAGAAATGTGGCCTATGTAATCCAATACTTGAGAAGGTGGATCAATTTTCCTAGAATTAAAATTTACTTTGAATACTGGAAAAAGATATATTGCTATGTtttatatagaaaataaatgttaaaagaaATGGGTAATTGGATAGAAATAACAAATTGATACATGCaaaattgcatttaaaaaatatgacaatttGATTGATATGTGAGTTGCTGCAGGAActttagttagtttagtttttgaCCCGATTGTACTGTAATTTATTACAATTTCTTGATGTGGACTGAGGTGGAAAAGTTAGGCTATTGCTTTATTTTAAGTGGATCTTGTTATAAATTGGTAtgaagttgtatttttttcctgcatAGCAGATAATTACCATAGCCTACATAAAACATTTGGTAAGGTAGGTATAATTCCATCACAGGGTTAGGtctcaaaattattttttggaaTAAATTAATTTTCCAGTGGATAAAAAGTCAGCTAATCCTTTTAACTCTAGGATATTGGTTGGCCTCAGGGAACACATGACGAAATTACACATCAACAGGGGATCAACTATAGATTTTGCCCTGCTGGTATGGAAACTGTGATTAATGAGGATACAAACAAAAAGTAccgtcagaaaaaaaaaagagtgttgCTGGGCAGTGTGGTGTACTTTCTTATTGTCGAAGTGCTGTCGACACCTCCATGGctcttcctcatcatcctcctcctcaggaAGGTTTAGTTGACTCGAGCGCGTTGGCCGCTGGGAGGCACGCGAGACGCACGAGAAGAAAACGTGTCCGGGCACGCGTAGCTGAGTGGCACGGCTGAGGCAGCTGGTGAGTCCTCCAGGCTGAGCAGCTCAGGAAAGTTCATGTTTTTCTCCTGTGCGGGTCAGTAAAAATGCTTCACCCTTCTCTCTGACGGCAGAGAAACTGTCTGCGGGCTCACTGAGCGAGTTCAAAGACATGGCAGCCTCTGAACTTTATTCCAAGGTAGGCACATTTACATTAGTTAGACTGTGGCTCATTCAACGTGTCCTCTGCTAACATTAACGTTAGTTCAATTGCTACAAAAGTCAAAATTGTGGTTTACTGGTGTCAGTCACTTACAGGTATTTACTGCAGGtaattaaaactttaatttaatgCTTTTTCCCTGTCTGCCACTTGAAATACCTCATAACCATCCAAACACGCATACTCTGTGTGGACTTGAAGTTAGCTATCCTGCCAACAGGTTATTGAGCATAGCACTTCTGCTTTGGTGTATGTttgtaaaatactttttttttaaatttactgtcGGCTCAGTGGCTGAATGACTTTgacctgccccccccccccccccctcctcctctttgtccaTCAGTATGCCCGTGTATGGCTCCCAGATGCAACAGAAGTGTGGAAGTCAGCAGAGCTTATCAAAGATTATACTCCTGGAGACCTGACGCTGTATCTGCAGCTGGAGGATGGCACTGTGAGCAGGGAAATGCCAGacatccacacacatatacccGCATGATACACACACAAGGAGAAATAGGCACTGAGATGGAAATGGGCGTGTGATGTTCTGTCAGAGAGCCACATATTTCTCTACAAGAACACTGGCAATGGGGTCTCATAAATCTCTATGTgctgtgggattttttttttctaaggcAACTGTGTTTGGTAAATGTGTATAGATCCCAGGGAAACCAAACACTGCATGCCTCTGCAAAACCTTGTATTCAAGAAGACTATGTACAGTAATTACAAAGCTTCAGCATTGGTGGACTGATAGATGAAAATGTATGAACAGTGTAGCTGAAATCTTTTCACTCAGTGTTGTTGCTACCTGCAGCTGTGATGTCGAGTTTGGGCATGCACTTCAGGTATGGAAATAAGGTGAAATTAGtatcatgaacatgaacacaagtGAACATGCAGTGTTTGATAGACAGCTTTAACAGAAGTACAACTGATgctaatatttttgtgttttaccaCTTTTACTTgcgttttgtttttgtttttttccactagTTGTCCTGAgagtttgttatttttttaaattaaaagcaacGTACTGTCTACATGCTCATAGATAATCATAGCTAACTTCTTGTGTCTTACTAGGTGGTGGAATACAAAATAGACCCTCGAACCAAGAACCTGCCACCACTAAGAAACCCTAACATCCTAGTGGGGGAAAATGACCTTACAGCTCTCAGCTACCTCCATGAGCCAGCAGTGCTGCACAACCTGAAAGTGCGCTTTGTTGACTCCAAGTTAATTTACACATACTGTGGTAATGAGCTTCATCTCCTTTGACtcacactgtcactgtcactatAGACTTTGGAGTCCTGCTTATTGCATGCTCTGACATAATCTGCACTATGTTATGCTGATTATTGTAGCACAGCCTGCTCTTAAAGGAGCACACACCAAATTGccaaaatgtattaaatacaTTCACCATCAATATTGCACACAGTGCATTCAGAATTAACTGATCATTAATTTGAATTAACTATGTCAGATAGTATATGTTATTAAGAGTTAAAATTTTCTTCTCCTTGTGGTGTTTAGGAATTGTCCTGGTTGCCATCAATCCTTATGAGAACCTGCCTATTTATGAAGCTGATATCATCAATGCCTACAGTGGGCAGAACATGGGGGACATGGATCCCCATATATTTGCAGTAGCAGAGGAAGCATACAAACAGATGGCCaggttttttttacatttacaaatttAAAGCAGATTAAATGCTTCCTTTTATTATGGGCGTGTATTTGATCTGTATGTAATGTTATCTGTATGTTGCAGAGATGAAAGAAACCAGTCCATTATAGTGAGTGGGGAGTCTGGGGCTGGCAAAACCGTTTCTGCAAAGTATGCTATGCGTTACTTTGCCACAGTCAGCTGCTCCTCTGGTGAGACCAATGTTGAGGAGAGGGTTCTTGCCTCCAGCCCCATCATGGAGGTAGCATTTAATGTTGTAGGAAAACGCATGATTatcattgtaaaataaaaaataacaaaggtTACTGATATAtccatgtatgttttatttaggcCCTTGGGAATGCCAAGACAACAAGGAATGACAACAGCAGTCGCTTTGGGAAGTACATTGAGATTGGCTTTGACAAGAAGTACTGTATAACTGGGGCTAACATGAGAACATACTTACTGGAAAAGTCTAGAGTTGTGTTTCAGGTAAATTTCAGGAGTTAGTTGATTTGAAGAATGTAACATTCTTTTAATCAactttcaaatattttaaagagcAGTTTTGATTATTTCAGCTTTATCCTGGGTTTAGCAATGAGCTTGCAGTAAATGTGTTTCCAGTACTTGTGTAATTCACTTGGTTCccattttacatgttttcattacttttaGGCCCATGGAGAAAGGAACTACCATATATTCTACCAGCTCTGTGCCTCTTCTCATTTATCTGAGTTCAAAGCCTTCAAGTTAGGTATTTGAGTATCTGAATATCAGTTTTTCATTTAGCAGAATTTagagatgatttaaaaaaacatttgcaataGCAGCTGTAAACAAAAGGCTATACTAGTACAATGTTTTATATGGTTAATGTTTGAAGGTTGCGCAGATGATTTCCACTATACTAACCAGGGTCAGAGCCCAGTCATCGATAGAGTTGATGATGCTAAAGAGATGCGCAATACCAGGAAGGCCTTCTCACTGTTGGGTGAGTTTTAGTTGCATTTCAATAACGATTTTCATTTACATAGacaacattttttctttctgtatttaatGCAATTGATCATTACTGATAGTCttattctgttttcattgtAGGAATTagtgaaaatgaacaaatggaGATTTACCAGATTCTGGCAGCTATTCTTCACCTTAGCAATGTGGAGGTTAAAGATCAGTCAGCAGACAGAAGCAGCATCCTGGTAAGTACTGGACACAACAAGgcagtgcctttttttttttttttacagtaagtACTATATTTGACTAATCTATGTTAGTTTATGTCCCATTGTTGTGTTGAGGATGTTTAGATCTTTATTGTTAATGTATTCCCAGCCAAATGATGCCCACCTGATGGTGTTTTGTGAGTTGATGGGGGTGGCCTGTGAAGAAATGGCACACTGGTTATGTCACAGGAAACTCAAGACGACCTCAGAAACCTATGTCAAGCCTGTCACAAAAATGGATGCAGTCAATGGCCGAGATGCTCTGGCTAAACACATCTATGCCAGACTCTTCAACTGGATTGTGGGCAGTATTAACAATGCCTTGAAATCTGCAGCAAAACAGCACTCATTCATTGGTGTGCTGGACATTTATGGGTATGTTTTCATCTCCAGGGTTGTTTATGTTACACACATAGTCAGACATGttggtttcatttaaatattgatattttttttaggtttgaaaCATTTGATGTGAACAGCTTTGAACAGTTTTGTATCAACTATGCCAATGAAAAACTTCAACAACAGTTCAACCTGGTATGTGTATTTACCTGCCCAACATGCACATTCATTAgtcaaaatgtacaaaaagtCATATTTAGCTTTCACCCCCTCTAGCATGTCTTCAAACTGGAGCAAGAGGAGTACATGAGGGAAGAGATACCCTGGAGATTGATAGACTTCTATGATAACCAGCCGTGCATTAATCTCATTGAGGCTAAGATGGGTATCCTGGACCTTCTGGATGAGGAATGTAAGGTAAAAGaccagttttatgtttttccaaaagtctgttcaGCTACTTTCCACTGGAGGCATCTCCTTCATGCTGTGTTTAGAGATTATGACTAAGGCCCTGACTAACTGATGTGTCAGTTCTTCCTCTTTCCGTAGATGCCTAAAGGCTCTGACAACACATGGGCCCAGAAGCTGTATAACACCCTGCTGAAGCAGAACGCTCACTTTGATAAACCCAGGTTGTCAAACAGAGCTTTCATCATACACCACTTTGCAGACAAGGTACTTAATTGCCCTGTAAAGCACAGTTAGGTTAGTATGTCTCACAAAAAGAAGGTCTTGGGTTTAACACAGAAGGGCTGGGCTGGGATCTATCTTTGTTGAGTTTGcatattctgtgtgtgtctgcttgggTTTCTCCCTGTCTATAAGTTTCATTGCATAGACCAAATGTGTACAGGTCAGGTCAATTGGGAACTCTAAATTGCTAGTAGGTGCAAatatatctgtttttctttgccctgtgatagactgactGTTCCAGCGTATAACTTGCTGTGTGTTGGGACAGGCCCCAGCTTCCTCCTATCCTGAACAGTACAAGTAGTGTGGAaaatggacggatggatggatgactcATACTTTCTAATGTAGAGCACTAACACTAGAGTGTTGTCTGAAATTGGTTTGCCTTTAAAGTCAGAATGTATGCCTTCATCATAAATGGTtgtgactttatttatttaaatcagGATGATTAAATCAAAATTTTTCATGACCTTTGCTCTTTTAGATGAAGAACACTGTGTAACCAGGTCTTTTGTGCTTAGGTAGAGTACCAGTGTGAGGGCTTCCTCGAGAAGAACAAGGACACCGTAAATGAGGAGCAGATAAATGTATTGAAGAAGAGCAAGGTTGGAATAATTTATTAGttgtttataatattttaaCTTATTAGTCTTTCTCACTTAGTCAGTCTTAGTGATGCAAATGAAATATAGTTTTTGTACATCGCCATTATATGTCATTTATTATCAGAACCTTTTTAACTGCTCAGAAAAAATGTCA contains:
- the LOC113132730 gene encoding unconventional myosin-Va-like isoform X2 encodes the protein MAASELYSKYARVWLPDATEVWKSAELIKDYTPGDLTLYLQLEDGTVVEYKIDPRTKNLPPLRNPNILVGENDLTALSYLHEPAVLHNLKVRFVDSKLIYTYCGIVLVAINPYENLPIYEADIINAYSGQNMGDMDPHIFAVAEEAYKQMARDERNQSIIVSGESGAGKTVSAKYAMRYFATVSCSSGETNVEERVLASSPIMEALGNAKTTRNDNSSRFGKYIEIGFDKKYCITGANMRTYLLEKSRVVFQAHGERNYHIFYQLCASSHLSEFKAFKLGCADDFHYTNQGQSPVIDRVDDAKEMRNTRKAFSLLGISENEQMEIYQILAAILHLSNVEVKDQSADRSSILPNDAHLMVFCELMGVACEEMAHWLCHRKLKTTSETYVKPVTKMDAVNGRDALAKHIYARLFNWIVGSINNALKSAAKQHSFIGVLDIYGFETFDVNSFEQFCINYANEKLQQQFNLHVFKLEQEEYMREEIPWRLIDFYDNQPCINLIEAKMGILDLLDEECKMPKGSDNTWAQKLYNTLLKQNAHFDKPRLSNRAFIIHHFADKSTSVRASSRRTRTP
- the LOC113132730 gene encoding unconventional myosin-Va-like isoform X1, yielding MAASELYSKYARVWLPDATEVWKSAELIKDYTPGDLTLYLQLEDGTVVEYKIDPRTKNLPPLRNPNILVGENDLTALSYLHEPAVLHNLKVRFVDSKLIYTYCGIVLVAINPYENLPIYEADIINAYSGQNMGDMDPHIFAVAEEAYKQMARDERNQSIIVSGESGAGKTVSAKYAMRYFATVSCSSGETNVEERVLASSPIMEALGNAKTTRNDNSSRFGKYIEIGFDKKYCITGANMRTYLLEKSRVVFQAHGERNYHIFYQLCASSHLSEFKAFKLGCADDFHYTNQGQSPVIDRVDDAKEMRNTRKAFSLLGISENEQMEIYQILAAILHLSNVEVKDQSADRSSILPNDAHLMVFCELMGVACEEMAHWLCHRKLKTTSETYVKPVTKMDAVNGRDALAKHIYARLFNWIVGSINNALKSAAKQHSFIGVLDIYGFETFDVNSFEQFCINYANEKLQQQFNLHVFKLEQEEYMREEIPWRLIDFYDNQPCINLIEAKMGILDLLDEECKMPKGSDNTWAQKLYNTLLKQNAHFDKPRLSNRAFIIHHFADKVEYQCEGFLEKNKDTVNEEQINVLKKSKFNLLPKLFEDDEKATVSTNKPTSIIGRSSQTQRDNKKTVGLQFRQSLHLLMDTLNATTPHYLGPCEGSAATPCMWHPRNNPDLSSRLPI